In Phreatobacter oligotrophus, one DNA window encodes the following:
- the dut gene encoding dUTP diphosphatase, which yields MTRPIVQMRHLPHGEGLPVPQPQTEGAAGMDLTAALPADGPLTLAPGERTAIPTGLEMAIPQGYEGQVRPRSGLALKQGLTVLNAPGTIDSDYRGEVKVILVNLGQEPVIIRRGDRIAQLVVAPTTIPHVEIVEELNETKRGIGGFGSTGV from the coding sequence ATGACCAGACCCATCGTCCAGATGCGCCACCTGCCCCACGGAGAGGGGCTCCCCGTGCCCCAGCCGCAGACCGAGGGCGCGGCGGGCATGGACCTGACGGCCGCCCTCCCGGCGGACGGCCCGCTGACCCTCGCCCCCGGCGAGCGCACGGCCATTCCGACCGGCCTCGAAATGGCCATCCCCCAGGGCTATGAGGGCCAGGTGAGACCGCGATCGGGCCTTGCCCTGAAGCAGGGCCTGACCGTGCTGAACGCGCCCGGGACCATCGACAGCGATTATCGCGGCGAGGTAAAGGTGATCCTCGTCAACCTCGGCCAAGAGCCCGTGATCATCCGCCGCGGTGATCGCATTGCCCAACTGGTCGTGGCGCCCACCACAATACCACATGTCGAGATCGTGGAAGAATTAAACGAGACCAAGCGTGGAATAGGCGGTTTCGGTTCCACCGGAGTTTAG
- a CDS encoding RrF2 family transcriptional regulator: MSILSRRGRLAIAAVVDIAVHAVDGPVSAKALAARHNLPPRHLEPLLQALVRSGILRGLRGPRGGYDVARDRAKISCGDIVRTAVGSGIDEVDTLSPLMEAIIVPAMAEAERDYFARLDRISVAELCAKTQEALEAIPGLLEPA, from the coding sequence ATGTCTATTCTGTCACGTCGTGGCCGGCTGGCGATTGCCGCCGTCGTCGATATTGCCGTCCACGCGGTTGACGGACCCGTGTCGGCCAAGGCGCTGGCGGCCCGCCACAACCTGCCGCCCCGCCACCTTGAGCCGCTTCTTCAGGCGCTCGTCCGCTCCGGGATCCTGCGCGGCCTTCGTGGTCCGCGCGGTGGCTACGACGTCGCGCGCGATCGCGCCAAGATCTCCTGCGGCGACATCGTCCGCACGGCGGTGGGCAGCGGCATCGACGAGGTCGACACGCTCTCGCCGCTGATGGAGGCGATCATCGTCCCTGCCATGGCCGAGGCCGAGCGCGACTATTTCGCGCGTCTTGATCGCATCTCCGTGGCCGAGCTTTGCGCCAAGACCCAGGAAGCCCTCGAGGCGATCCCGGGCCTGCTCGAGCCGGCCTGA
- a CDS encoding aminotransferase, with amino-acid sequence MNPIFADLPTTVFEVMSQMARETGAINLGQGFPDDPGPLDVRQKAAEAVVSGWNQYPPMMGLPELRQAVADHYRHHQGLTIDPQQEVMITSGATEALAGALFSLIKPGDEVVLFQPMYDAYLPLVRRAGGVPRFVTLRPPHWRFTEEDLAAVFSDRTRVVLLNNPLNPAASVFPREDLDLLGRFCAKFGATVVSDEVWEHVMFDGQKHLSVLAVPSLRERSVKIGSAGKIFSLTGWKVGFVVAAPAIMKVLSKAHQFLTFTTPPNLQAAVAYGLAKDDAYFADMRAELQRARDLFHAGLDAAGFQVLPSAATYFINVDLASAGITDDVAFCKALVRDHGVAAIPVSAFYAETPVTSVVRFCFAKKDETLTGALDRLSQVFAKAA; translated from the coding sequence ATGAACCCGATTTTCGCCGACCTGCCGACCACCGTCTTCGAGGTCATGTCGCAGATGGCGCGCGAGACCGGCGCCATCAATCTCGGCCAGGGCTTCCCCGACGATCCCGGGCCGCTCGACGTGCGCCAGAAGGCGGCCGAGGCGGTGGTCTCGGGGTGGAACCAGTATCCGCCGATGATGGGCCTGCCGGAGCTCAGGCAGGCTGTCGCCGACCATTATCGCCACCATCAGGGCCTCACCATCGATCCGCAGCAGGAGGTGATGATCACCTCCGGCGCGACCGAGGCCCTCGCCGGCGCGCTGTTCTCGCTGATCAAGCCCGGCGACGAGGTCGTGCTGTTCCAGCCGATGTATGACGCCTACCTGCCGCTGGTACGGCGGGCCGGCGGCGTGCCGCGTTTCGTGACCCTGCGCCCGCCGCACTGGCGTTTCACCGAGGAGGATCTGGCGGCGGTCTTCAGCGACCGCACGCGCGTGGTCCTCCTCAACAATCCGCTGAACCCGGCGGCCTCGGTCTTCCCGCGCGAGGACCTGGACCTGCTGGGGCGCTTCTGCGCCAAGTTCGGCGCCACGGTCGTCTCGGACGAGGTGTGGGAGCACGTCATGTTCGACGGGCAGAAGCACCTCTCGGTCCTCGCCGTCCCGTCGCTGCGCGAGCGCTCGGTGAAGATCGGCTCGGCTGGCAAGATCTTCTCGCTCACCGGCTGGAAGGTGGGCTTTGTCGTCGCCGCACCGGCGATCATGAAGGTTCTCTCGAAGGCCCATCAGTTCCTGACCTTCACCACCCCGCCGAACCTGCAGGCGGCGGTGGCCTATGGCCTTGCCAAGGACGATGCCTATTTCGCTGACATGCGGGCCGAACTGCAGCGGGCGCGCGACCTGTTCCACGCCGGGCTCGACGCTGCCGGTTTCCAGGTGCTGCCGAGCGCGGCGACCTATTTCATCAATGTGGATCTCGCCTCGGCCGGCATCACCGACGACGTCGCCTTCTGCAAGGCGCTGGTGCGCGACCATGGCGTCGCCGCCATTCCGGTCTCGGCCTTCTACGCGGAGACGCCGGTGACCTCGGTGGTGCGGTTCTGCTTCGCCAAGAAGGACGAAACGCTGACCGGCGCGCTGGACCGGCTGTCGCAGGTCTTCGCCAAGGCGGCGTAA
- a CDS encoding class I SAM-dependent methyltransferase yields MADWRSFWDGEHAIYVSDRHKAVHYAAIADGILDHVRLAGLGPEATVLDYACGEALETPRVAAAVGRLVLCDGAPSVVAKLRERFGSLGHVAFALPEDLDAALPDGTADLIVVSSLIQYLSREDLVALIGRFRAKLKPSGRLVIADVIPPDAGMVPDVLSLLRNALRHGYLPAAVAGLVATAVSPYRKLRSELGLSTYAEADMLALFAGAGFQAARHEPNLGLTPHRMTFVARPA; encoded by the coding sequence ATGGCCGACTGGCGCTCCTTCTGGGACGGCGAACACGCCATCTACGTCTCCGACCGGCACAAGGCGGTGCATTACGCCGCCATCGCCGATGGCATCCTCGACCATGTCCGGCTGGCGGGCCTCGGGCCGGAGGCGACCGTGCTCGACTATGCCTGCGGCGAGGCGCTGGAGACGCCGCGTGTGGCCGCTGCGGTCGGCAGGCTCGTGCTCTGCGATGGCGCGCCGTCGGTGGTGGCGAAGCTGCGCGAGCGGTTCGGCAGCCTCGGCCATGTCGCCTTCGCACTGCCGGAGGATCTCGACGCGGCGCTGCCCGATGGCACCGCCGATCTCATCGTCGTCTCCTCGCTGATCCAGTACCTGTCGCGCGAGGACCTCGTGGCGCTGATCGGGCGGTTCCGCGCCAAGCTGAAGCCCTCCGGTCGCCTCGTCATCGCCGACGTCATCCCGCCGGATGCGGGCATGGTGCCGGATGTGCTGTCGCTCCTGCGCAACGCGCTGCGCCATGGCTATCTGCCCGCGGCCGTCGCCGGTCTCGTGGCCACCGCGGTGTCGCCCTATCGCAAGCTGCGCAGCGAACTGGGGCTCTCGACCTATGCCGAGGCGGACATGCTGGCGCTCTTCGCTGGCGCGGGGTTCCAGGCGGCGCGCCATGAGCCCAATCTCGGCCTGACGCCACATCGCATGACCTTCGTTGCCCGCCCGGCCTGA
- a CDS encoding TIGR00645 family protein, which yields MSDQSVVPAQTSAEKVERGVERALFASRWLMAPFYVGLMIGLFALMIVFLRDLAVFVTKIPTAKESDVILGILTLIDLSLAGNLVIMVVFSGYENFVSKMEHVPTKDRPEWMGSIDFSALKMKLLASIVAISAIHLLKAFMNVSAMSDREMMWLVVIHVTFVVSGVLMALTDKFASSAK from the coding sequence ATGAGCGACCAGAGCGTGGTTCCCGCGCAGACCTCCGCCGAGAAGGTGGAGCGCGGTGTCGAGCGCGCCCTGTTCGCCAGCCGCTGGCTGATGGCGCCCTTCTATGTCGGGCTGATGATCGGCCTGTTCGCGCTGATGATCGTGTTCCTGCGCGACCTCGCGGTCTTCGTGACGAAGATTCCGACGGCGAAGGAATCCGACGTCATCCTCGGCATCCTCACCCTCATCGACCTGTCGCTGGCGGGAAACCTCGTGATCATGGTGGTGTTCTCGGGCTACGAGAACTTCGTCTCCAAGATGGAGCACGTGCCCACCAAGGACCGGCCGGAATGGATGGGCTCGATCGATTTCTCGGCCCTGAAGATGAAGCTGCTCGCCTCGATCGTGGCGATCTCGGCGATCCATCTGCTCAAGGCCTTCATGAACGTCTCGGCCATGTCCGACCGCGAGATGATGTGGCTGGTGGTCATCCACGTCACCTTCGTCGTCTCCGGCGTGCTGATGGCGCTGACCGACAAGTTCGCGAGTTCCGCCAAGTGA
- a CDS encoding HPr family phosphocarrier protein: MGQGDIGGSAATASTAGAVVRELPIINKRGLHARASAKFVSCADRFDATIKVSRAGETVDARSIMGLMMLAAGIGTSVTLTATGPDAEEAVEALAALVADRFGEGE, encoded by the coding sequence ATGGGCCAGGGCGACATCGGCGGCTCCGCCGCGACGGCTTCCACCGCGGGTGCGGTGGTGCGCGAGCTGCCGATCATCAACAAGCGGGGCCTGCATGCGCGGGCCTCGGCCAAGTTCGTGTCCTGCGCCGACCGGTTCGACGCCACCATCAAGGTGTCGCGCGCCGGTGAGACGGTGGACGCCCGTTCGATCATGGGGTTGATGATGCTGGCCGCCGGCATCGGCACCTCCGTCACCCTCACCGCCACCGGCCCCGATGCCGAGGAGGCGGTCGAGGCTCTCGCCGCCCTCGTCGCCGACCGGTTCGGCGAGGGCGAATAA
- a CDS encoding PTS sugar transporter subunit IIA: MIGLVIVTHGQLAVEFRHAMEHVVGPQRQVETIAIGPSDDMDQRRRDIIAAVDQVDSGDGVAVLTDMFGGTPSNLAISVMSGRPVEVIAGINLPMLVKLATVRAEKPLQEAVLHAQEAGRKYINIASRVLAGH; this comes from the coding sequence ATGATCGGTCTCGTGATCGTGACGCACGGCCAACTGGCCGTCGAATTCCGCCATGCCATGGAACATGTCGTGGGTCCCCAGCGCCAGGTGGAGACCATCGCCATCGGTCCGAGCGACGACATGGACCAGCGCCGGCGCGACATCATCGCGGCGGTCGACCAGGTCGATTCCGGCGACGGCGTCGCGGTGCTGACCGACATGTTTGGCGGCACGCCCTCCAACCTCGCCATTTCGGTGATGAGCGGGCGGCCGGTCGAGGTCATCGCCGGCATCAACCTGCCGATGCTGGTGAAGCTGGCAACCGTCCGGGCGGAGAAGCCGCTGCAGGAAGCGGTTCTCCACGCCCAGGAGGCGGGGCGCAAATACATCAACATCGCCAGCCGCGTGCTCGCAGGTCATTGA
- a CDS encoding HPr kinase/phosphorylase → MEPSIHASAVLVGAKAVLVRGAPGSGKTSLALRLVALAEADPSFFARLVADDRVHLAASGGRLVVSAPAAIAGLAERRGVGVQPVLFESSAVVGLVVDLGAEDAARMPEETALSTVIAGVSVARLPVAAGVDPLPVVASAISWCRIPAAVLAAPHPGAYR, encoded by the coding sequence ATGGAGCCGAGCATCCACGCCAGCGCTGTGCTTGTCGGCGCGAAGGCCGTGCTGGTCCGTGGCGCCCCGGGGTCCGGCAAGACCAGCCTCGCGCTGCGGCTGGTCGCGCTGGCCGAGGCTGATCCGTCCTTCTTCGCCCGGCTCGTCGCCGATGACCGCGTCCACCTTGCAGCCTCGGGCGGGCGGCTGGTCGTGTCCGCGCCCGCCGCGATCGCCGGCCTTGCCGAGCGGCGCGGGGTGGGGGTGCAGCCGGTTCTCTTCGAGAGCAGCGCCGTCGTCGGCCTGGTCGTCGATCTCGGCGCAGAGGATGCGGCGCGGATGCCGGAGGAGACCGCCCTCTCCACCGTCATCGCCGGCGTCAGCGTGGCGCGCCTGCCGGTGGCCGCGGGCGTCGACCCCCTGCCGGTCGTGGCATCAGCCATCTCATGGTGTCGCATCCCAGCCGCGGTCCTTGCTGCGCCGCACCCGGGGGCGTATCGTTAA